ATTCACGGTCCGTACGAAGAAAATATCGTGGCAACGATTACAAATGGTGTCGCGGCGAAAGGCATGCCGACTTGGGGCCCGATTTTGGGTGACCGCAAGATCAAGATGATCGCCGCTTACGTGATGACGCTGTGGGAGACTCCTCCGCCGACGGCCGGCAAGAAAGCTGAAGGCGAGCCCTACGACATGGCGTCGATCCGTGCACCGAAGGAAGAGGCCGCGACGGACAGCACGGCGGCAGCGGCGGATTCGACCGCGGCCGGCGCCGGCGCAACTATGTAAACAATTTTCGTTTCGGGGGGACGAAAGGGAATAGCTTGGATAAGAAAAGTGAATTGCCTGTCATAGACGCACCTCACATGCCGAACACGAGCTCGACGATCGGCACGTCAGGCAAGCGCAAGTGGGTCTATCAGGACATCGTAAAAGGCAAGTGGGCGTCGCGGCGGCAAATCGTCATCGCGGTGCTGATCGTATTTTACTTGGTTGCTCCGTGGATTTCGATCAAAGGACAACCGTTCATATTGTTTGATTTGGTCAGCCGCCGGTTCTCGTTTTTCGGACATACGTTCTTGGCGACAGACTTATACTTGCTTGCGCTGCTGCTCGTGCTTTCGGTGCTGGCTTTGTTCTGGTTTTCGGCGATGTTCGGCAGGCTCTGGTGTGGCTGGGCATGCCCTCAGACGGTGTATTTGGAGGGTGTGTTCTATCGGGTTGAACGCTGGCTTGAAGGTAATCCCCGCCAGAGAAAAGCTCTCGATGACGGCCCGCACGACGACGCGTATTGGACAAAGAAGATCGCCAAGCACGGCATCTTCTGGATGATTGCGACTGCGATGAGTTTGAGCTTCACGGCCTACTTCATCGGACCGCAGGCATCGTACGAGATGTTTTGGACTTTTGGGAAGGCGCATCCGACGGCGATGACCGTGGCGGTCGTGATCACGGCGCTCACGTATTTCAATTTTGCGTGGTTCCGGGAGCAGTTCTGTCACTTCCTTTGTCCGTATGCGAGAATTCAATCTGTGTTCCTCGACGAGCACAGTTTGATCATCGGATACGACGAGTCACGCGGGGAGCCGCGCGGCCACATGCGTCCGAACGATACGACTCAAAAGGGCGATTGTATCGCATGCAGCCGGTGCGTTCAGGTTTGTCCGGCGGGAATCGACATTCGCAATGGATTACAGCTTGAGTGTATTCAGTGCACGGCGTGTATCGACGCGTGCGACACGGTGATGGAGAAAATCGGCCGTCCGACGGGATTGATTCGTTACGACTCGGTGGCCGGAATCGAACACAAGACACGCAAGCTGTTCCGCGCGCGTACGATTCTTTACACGGTGATATTCGTGTTGATCGGAACGATGTTCGTGCTTCGGCTTTCTTCGCGGGAGATCGTGGATTTCG
This region of Calditrichota bacterium genomic DNA includes:
- the ccoG gene encoding cytochrome c oxidase accessory protein CcoG, translated to MDKKSELPVIDAPHMPNTSSTIGTSGKRKWVYQDIVKGKWASRRQIVIAVLIVFYLVAPWISIKGQPFILFDLVSRRFSFFGHTFLATDLYLLALLLVLSVLALFWFSAMFGRLWCGWACPQTVYLEGVFYRVERWLEGNPRQRKALDDGPHDDAYWTKKIAKHGIFWMIATAMSLSFTAYFIGPQASYEMFWTFGKAHPTAMTVAVVITALTYFNFAWFREQFCHFLCPYARIQSVFLDEHSLIIGYDESRGEPRGHMRPNDTTQKGDCIACSRCVQVCPAGIDIRNGLQLECIQCTACIDACDTVMEKIGRPTGLIRYDSVAGIEHKTRKLFRARTILYTVIFVLIGTMFVLRLSSREIVDFAVVRSAGTPYLVQDDGLVRNMLQMHLTNTDARTRTVTVKLESPIPAELMVLGEPFEIAPGERIKAEAFVMVPKEQIKAAATPMEFKLMDGAEEIGTATAKFLGPVYRGN